The Leadbettera azotonutricia ZAS-9 genome has a window encoding:
- a CDS encoding hemolysin family protein, with amino-acid sequence MNASSFKRGFFKKGSGDIDKKTYDSLEADQQEMIQGVVELSDTTVKEVMLPRIDTVFLSADASREELLTLISESGHSRFPVYKETIDNVVGVLYVKDVLKALVRNDPFEVEKLVRKPFFVPESKHIDELLKELRRRKVHIAVVVDEYGGVSGIVCMEDIIEEIIGDIQDEFDNETEDILDLGGGAWLCDARVNLEDLAEAIQVDLPIEGFDTLGGFVFDLFGKIPVKFEKAAWEGIDFIVQEMEGHKINTVKIVLRQEGNS; translated from the coding sequence ATGAACGCATCATCCTTTAAGCGGGGCTTTTTCAAAAAAGGCTCGGGCGACATAGACAAAAAAACCTACGACTCCCTCGAAGCGGATCAGCAGGAAATGATACAGGGCGTAGTGGAACTGTCGGATACCACCGTCAAGGAAGTCATGCTTCCCCGCATCGACACGGTGTTTTTATCGGCCGATGCTTCCCGGGAGGAGCTCCTCACCCTTATCAGCGAAAGCGGGCATTCCCGTTTCCCTGTTTACAAGGAAACCATAGACAATGTGGTGGGCGTCCTCTATGTGAAAGATGTGCTCAAGGCCCTGGTGCGGAACGATCCTTTCGAAGTGGAAAAACTCGTGCGTAAGCCCTTCTTTGTCCCCGAATCCAAGCATATTGATGAGCTCTTAAAAGAGCTGCGCCGCAGGAAGGTTCATATAGCGGTGGTGGTGGATGAGTACGGCGGGGTCTCGGGCATTGTATGCATGGAAGATATTATAGAAGAAATCATCGGCGATATCCAGGACGAGTTTGATAACGAAACCGAGGATATACTTGATTTAGGCGGCGGGGCATGGCTCTGCGATGCCAGGGTAAACCTCGAAGATCTGGCAGAGGCAATACAGGTGGATCTGCCCATAGAGGGCTTTGACACCCTTGGCGGCTTTGTCTTCGATCTTTTCGGGAAGATACCGGTCAAGTTTGAAAAGGCCGCCTGGGAGGGCATTGATTTTATCGTGCAGGAGATGGAGGGGCATAAGATCAACACGGTAAAGATAGTCCTCCGCCAGGAAGGGAATAGCTGA
- a CDS encoding HD family phosphohydrolase has product MKKKNEPPDFLSLVNKLIPKSFRTGPGLAAVGAFLLSLIVILANMDSSRGGVGDPEDFEVGKVADRDVIAEQALTYEDEKATRLALEAQERQVPAVFHFSDKASEEMLNRWKEFAAFAEAHSAKGSTQEEFVRAIHERFPGDFSDDTLGIFFHIANHREVLNQAETVLNGVLEKGVFSLAQAGLGKFNQDVVELIRQNGGRTERERVPVGSIVTKDMAAEAVERQTALGAYSSVLAQIAPQLITPFIWENIFYSPEETVQRLIETRSKTEPVIKYIERGKRVIRKGFIITEEDMAGFRALNLSLPGNDARNIIAQILFLFLVFILLSFYCSKGVLGRKLTHSEAYLICALSVLYIAGTALIRNLSFGSDSIIVSLVVPTALVIMLPSILISPRLGLLLAMTLPLGAFMAGSFDMPSYIFAVVSGVVGSFVLQGADKRMDLIKAGLIIAAANCVAMTAILLNQRAAAGNYPGVLFWAAFNGLGSGMLVLGFLPPLEHALNASTAFRLIELSDLNAPILRRLFTAAPGTYSHSIMVANLAETACQDIGANALLARVGAYYHDLGKMENPDYFVENQTDHNKHDDMAPRLSATVIRSHVKLGLEKARQLGLPREVTDIIGEHHGNSVITWFYNKALKLEGQVNMEDFTYPGMPPRSRESAVVMLADMTEAAVRTLDKPTVARLEKFIQELFNAKVEHGQLSRSELTFQDLETIKNAFVRVLVSYYHSRIEYPKLPGEAQGTEK; this is encoded by the coding sequence ATGAAGAAAAAAAATGAGCCTCCGGACTTTTTGTCCCTTGTCAACAAACTGATCCCCAAATCCTTCCGCACCGGCCCTGGGCTTGCCGCTGTCGGCGCCTTCCTTTTATCCCTCATCGTGATACTGGCAAACATGGATTCCAGCCGGGGCGGCGTGGGAGACCCGGAAGATTTCGAAGTGGGCAAGGTTGCGGACCGGGATGTCATCGCCGAACAGGCTTTGACTTACGAGGACGAAAAGGCCACACGCTTAGCCCTGGAAGCCCAGGAACGCCAGGTGCCTGCGGTTTTCCATTTTTCCGACAAGGCTTCCGAAGAGATGTTGAACAGGTGGAAAGAGTTTGCTGCCTTCGCCGAGGCCCATTCGGCCAAGGGCTCTACCCAGGAAGAATTTGTCCGGGCAATTCACGAAAGGTTTCCCGGCGATTTTTCCGATGACACCCTGGGCATCTTTTTCCATATTGCCAATCATAGGGAAGTGCTTAACCAGGCGGAAACCGTGCTGAACGGGGTTCTGGAGAAGGGGGTCTTTTCCCTTGCCCAGGCAGGGCTCGGAAAATTCAACCAGGATGTAGTGGAACTCATACGCCAGAACGGCGGCCGCACCGAAAGGGAAAGGGTTCCTGTGGGCAGTATTGTTACCAAGGATATGGCTGCCGAAGCAGTTGAACGCCAGACAGCCCTGGGCGCATACAGCTCTGTCCTGGCCCAGATTGCGCCGCAGCTCATAACGCCCTTTATATGGGAAAACATTTTTTATTCCCCTGAAGAAACAGTGCAGCGCCTTATCGAAACAAGATCCAAAACAGAGCCTGTGATAAAATATATTGAAAGGGGCAAGCGGGTAATAAGGAAAGGCTTCATCATAACCGAAGAGGATATGGCCGGCTTCAGGGCCCTCAATTTATCCCTCCCAGGCAATGACGCGCGAAACATAATAGCCCAGATCCTGTTCCTCTTTTTGGTTTTTATTCTTTTGTCCTTTTACTGCTCCAAGGGAGTGTTGGGAAGGAAGCTGACCCACAGCGAGGCATACCTCATCTGTGCCCTCTCGGTTCTTTATATCGCGGGAACAGCATTAATACGAAACCTCTCGTTTGGTTCGGATTCGATAATTGTATCTCTGGTGGTGCCTACCGCATTGGTAATAATGCTGCCTTCGATTTTGATAAGTCCCAGGCTCGGCCTGCTCCTGGCTATGACCCTGCCGCTGGGCGCTTTTATGGCAGGATCGTTTGACATGCCCTCGTATATTTTCGCCGTTGTTTCGGGGGTGGTCGGCTCCTTTGTCCTCCAGGGTGCGGACAAGCGCATGGATCTTATCAAGGCGGGGCTCATCATTGCTGCCGCCAATTGTGTCGCCATGACAGCAATACTGCTAAACCAGCGGGCAGCCGCAGGAAACTACCCCGGCGTGCTTTTTTGGGCAGCCTTTAACGGCCTGGGTTCGGGCATGCTGGTTCTCGGCTTTCTGCCCCCGTTGGAACATGCCCTCAACGCTTCGACCGCATTCAGGCTGATAGAGCTTTCGGATCTCAACGCGCCAATACTGCGGCGGCTCTTTACCGCCGCCCCCGGCACTTACAGCCATTCCATCATGGTTGCCAATTTGGCGGAAACAGCCTGCCAGGATATAGGCGCCAACGCCCTCCTCGCAAGGGTTGGCGCCTATTACCACGATTTAGGGAAGATGGAAAACCCCGATTACTTTGTGGAGAACCAGACAGATCATAACAAGCACGATGACATGGCCCCAAGGCTTTCGGCCACAGTGATACGCAGCCATGTGAAGCTTGGGCTTGAGAAGGCCCGACAGCTCGGGCTGCCCCGGGAAGTAACGGATATAATCGGCGAACACCACGGCAATTCGGTTATCACCTGGTTTTACAATAAAGCCCTCAAGCTGGAGGGCCAGGTAAATATGGAAGATTTCACCTATCCCGGCATGCCCCCCCGCTCCAGGGAGAGCGCAGTGGTGATGCTGGCCGATATGACCGAGGCCGCAGTCCGCACCCTGGACAAACCCACAGTCGCGCGGCTGGAAAAATTCATTCAGGAGCTTTTTAACGCCAAGGTGGAGCATGGGCAGCTTTCGCGGTCGGAACTCACTTTCCAGGATCTTGAAACAATCAAAAACGCTTTTGTCAGGGTTTTGGTCAGTTATTACCATTCACGCATTGAATACCCCAAACTCCCGGGGGAAGCCCAGGGTACTGAAAAATGA
- the uvrA gene encoding excinuclease ABC subunit UvrA: MDKLVIKGAREHNLKNIDLELPRDKLIVISGLSGSGKSSLAFDTIFAEGQRRYVESLSAYARQFLGRMDKPDLDYIEGLSPAISIEQKTTHRNPRSIVGTVTEIYDYYRLLYARIGIPHCPECGREIREQPVDQIIDSIMAMGEGAKIQLLAPVIRGKKGEHQKIVEDARKAGFARARIDGVPVNLDEKITLDKQKKHTIEIVVDRMVIAPEIRSRLAESTEAALEAADGIMLVLCQQAGDKSVPSEHFFSQKNACPDCGISIPELQPRLFSFNNPFGACPSCSGLGIKMEFDPNLVIPDSSLSFNEGGCVPYNPDSAWYRARFESLAKHYKFSLDAPFKDLPKKAMDAILYGSKDDIEIHYKNKEGTNHFDYNTKFQGILEDLRRRYLETQSPGIKEWLEKFMSQKPCEECGGRRLKGEVLGVTVGGRNIWDLTSLSVTDSLKFFETIKFNKTEKKIAYQILKEINARLGFMKNVGLDYLTLERKAATLSGGEAQRIRLATQIGSSLVGVLYILDEPSIGLHQRDNQRLIDTLLYLRNLGNTLIVVEHDEQTLRTADHIVDLGPGAGVHGGKVVAQGTPAEVMKVEESLTGQYLAGTLIMDVPEKRRQGNGNFLRLYGVKEHNLKNIDVEIPLGIFTCITGVSGSGKSTLLSDVLYPVLANEINNTNRPEGECDKIEGTEFIDKVIDIDQSPIGRTPRSNPATYVGVFTAIRDLFASLPDAKARGYKPGRFSFNVRGGRCENCEGDGTIRIEMNFLPDVYVTCDVCHGQRFNKETLEIRYKGKNIADVLDMTIEEAAKFFEFIPQIARKMDTLLSVGLGYVKLGQSALTLSGGEAQRVKLALELSKRSTGKTLYILDEPTTGLHFADVKQLMEVIQRLVNQGNTVVMIEHNLDVLLQADYLIDLGPEGGDKGGELVVSGTPEKVAQHGPSYTGQYLKEMLEQRSKRSQRVRKVSSKK, translated from the coding sequence ATGGATAAACTCGTCATCAAGGGCGCCAGGGAGCATAATCTCAAGAATATAGACCTGGAACTGCCAAGAGATAAACTCATCGTCATTTCGGGCCTTTCGGGGTCGGGGAAGAGTTCCCTGGCCTTTGATACCATCTTTGCGGAGGGCCAGCGCCGCTATGTGGAGAGCCTTTCGGCCTATGCTCGCCAATTTTTGGGGCGCATGGACAAGCCCGACCTGGATTATATCGAGGGCCTGTCGCCGGCTATTTCTATAGAACAAAAAACCACCCACCGCAATCCCCGGTCTATCGTGGGAACTGTCACGGAGATTTACGATTACTACCGTCTCCTCTACGCCCGCATAGGCATACCCCACTGCCCCGAATGCGGCAGGGAGATACGGGAACAGCCTGTGGATCAGATCATCGATTCTATCATGGCCATGGGCGAAGGGGCCAAGATTCAGCTTTTGGCGCCGGTAATCAGGGGGAAGAAAGGGGAGCATCAAAAGATAGTCGAGGATGCCAGGAAGGCGGGCTTTGCCCGGGCCCGCATCGACGGGGTGCCGGTGAACCTGGACGAGAAGATCACCCTTGATAAGCAGAAGAAGCATACCATAGAAATCGTGGTGGACCGCATGGTCATTGCGCCGGAGATACGTTCGCGCCTTGCGGAATCTACGGAGGCCGCCCTCGAAGCCGCCGATGGCATTATGCTGGTGCTTTGCCAGCAGGCAGGGGACAAGTCGGTTCCGTCGGAGCATTTCTTCAGCCAGAAGAACGCCTGCCCTGACTGCGGCATTTCCATTCCCGAACTTCAGCCCCGGCTCTTTTCGTTTAACAATCCCTTCGGGGCCTGCCCTTCATGTTCGGGCCTGGGGATCAAAATGGAGTTCGACCCCAATCTGGTGATACCCGATTCTTCCCTTTCGTTTAACGAAGGGGGCTGTGTTCCCTATAACCCCGATTCGGCCTGGTATAGGGCGCGTTTTGAAAGTCTTGCGAAGCATTACAAATTCAGTCTTGATGCTCCTTTTAAAGATCTTCCCAAAAAAGCCATGGACGCCATACTGTACGGAAGCAAGGACGACATCGAGATCCACTATAAAAATAAAGAGGGAACCAACCACTTCGATTACAACACCAAGTTCCAGGGCATACTCGAAGATCTGCGCCGCCGTTACCTTGAGACCCAGTCGCCGGGCATAAAAGAATGGCTCGAGAAATTCATGAGCCAGAAGCCCTGCGAAGAATGCGGCGGAAGGCGGCTCAAGGGCGAAGTGTTGGGCGTTACCGTGGGGGGCAGGAACATCTGGGATCTCACGAGCCTTTCTGTTACTGATTCGCTTAAATTTTTTGAGACTATCAAATTCAACAAGACTGAAAAAAAGATAGCCTATCAGATCTTAAAAGAGATAAACGCCCGCCTGGGGTTCATGAAAAACGTGGGCCTCGACTATCTTACCCTTGAGCGTAAAGCTGCGACTCTTTCGGGCGGCGAGGCCCAGCGCATACGGCTTGCAACCCAAATCGGGTCGAGCCTTGTGGGGGTTCTTTACATTCTTGACGAACCGAGCATTGGCCTCCACCAGCGGGACAATCAGCGCCTTATCGACACGCTTCTCTACCTCCGCAATTTGGGGAACACCCTCATCGTGGTGGAGCATGACGAGCAGACCCTGCGTACTGCCGACCACATCGTCGACCTCGGCCCCGGCGCGGGCGTTCACGGCGGCAAGGTGGTGGCTCAGGGTACGCCCGCCGAGGTGATGAAGGTTGAAGAAAGTCTCACGGGCCAGTACCTAGCGGGAACCCTCATCATGGATGTTCCTGAAAAGCGGCGTCAGGGGAACGGAAACTTCCTGCGCCTCTACGGCGTTAAGGAACACAATTTAAAGAACATTGACGTGGAAATTCCCTTGGGGATTTTTACCTGCATCACCGGCGTTTCAGGTTCCGGCAAGTCCACGCTTCTTTCGGATGTGCTCTATCCTGTTCTTGCAAATGAGATCAACAACACAAACCGCCCGGAAGGGGAGTGCGATAAAATCGAGGGAACCGAGTTCATCGACAAGGTTATCGACATCGATCAGAGTCCCATAGGGCGTACTCCCCGGTCCAACCCCGCAACCTATGTGGGCGTTTTTACCGCTATACGGGATCTGTTTGCCAGCCTCCCCGACGCCAAAGCCCGGGGTTACAAGCCCGGACGTTTCTCCTTCAACGTGAGGGGAGGGCGTTGCGAAAATTGCGAGGGCGACGGCACCATCAGGATAGAAATGAATTTCCTCCCCGATGTGTATGTTACCTGCGATGTATGCCATGGACAGCGTTTCAACAAGGAAACCCTTGAGATACGCTACAAGGGTAAAAACATCGCCGATGTGCTGGACATGACCATCGAAGAAGCGGCGAAGTTTTTTGAGTTCATTCCCCAGATTGCCCGGAAAATGGACACCCTCCTTTCAGTGGGCCTTGGGTATGTGAAGCTCGGCCAGAGCGCGCTGACACTGTCGGGCGGCGAGGCCCAGCGGGTCAAGCTGGCCCTGGAACTTTCCAAACGTTCCACGGGAAAAACCCTCTATATACTGGACGAACCCACCACGGGCCTCCACTTTGCAGACGTGAAGCAGCTTATGGAAGTGATACAGCGCCTTGTGAACCAGGGGAACACGGTGGTCATGATCGAGCATAACCTCGATGTGCTCCTCCAGGCGGATTACCTCATCGACCTGGGGCCCGAAGGCGGCGACAAGGGAGGGGAGCTTGTGGTTTCGGGAACGCCCGAAAAGGTGGCCCAACACGGCCCTTCTTACACGGGCCAATATTTAAAAGAGATGCTGGAACAGAGATCAAAAAGATCTCAGCGTGTCAGGAAAGTTTCATCAAAGAAATGA
- a CDS encoding PhoH family protein, with product MDDSITIVLDNRDILSGVCGANDGNLKVIEGSLGGRIATRGNEIRLEGAGDAGVQRFKTVMDTLIARVREGNYPSPDYVRALAGEEAPADEEEAVIHIPHGFSRVYPRSKNQAAYIRGMRSADISFGVGPAGTGKTYLAIAEALRLVLSKKQRKLVLTRPVVEAGESLGFLPGDLAQKINPYLRPLYDAMESLVPYEVIHRMEETRAIEIAPLAYMRGRSLNDCVVILDEAQNTTKEQMKMFLTRIGQGARAMITGDTTQIDLPKRVDSGLLHAVSLLSNVEGLNFSWLHTGDVVRNPLIKKIIQAYDNEEKK from the coding sequence TTGGACGATAGTATTACCATTGTGCTGGACAACCGGGATATTCTATCCGGGGTTTGCGGCGCCAACGACGGGAACCTCAAGGTTATCGAAGGTTCCCTTGGGGGGCGCATTGCCACCAGAGGCAATGAGATTCGCCTTGAAGGCGCCGGGGATGCCGGGGTACAGCGGTTCAAAACGGTAATGGATACCCTCATTGCCCGGGTGCGGGAGGGGAATTATCCTTCTCCCGATTATGTCAGGGCCCTTGCAGGGGAAGAAGCCCCTGCTGATGAAGAAGAAGCTGTCATCCATATTCCTCATGGCTTTAGCCGGGTGTACCCCCGCAGCAAGAACCAGGCTGCCTATATACGGGGCATGCGCTCCGCCGATATAAGTTTCGGTGTAGGCCCTGCGGGTACAGGCAAGACCTACCTCGCCATAGCCGAAGCCCTGCGGCTGGTGCTCTCCAAAAAGCAGCGCAAGCTTGTGCTCACCCGCCCTGTGGTGGAAGCCGGCGAGAGCCTCGGCTTCCTGCCTGGGGATCTGGCGCAGAAGATAAACCCTTACCTAAGGCCCCTTTACGACGCCATGGAATCCCTCGTACCCTATGAAGTCATACACCGTATGGAAGAAACCAGGGCTATAGAAATAGCCCCCCTGGCTTATATGAGGGGGAGAAGCCTCAACGACTGCGTGGTCATACTGGACGAAGCCCAGAACACCACCAAAGAGCAGATGAAGATGTTCCTGACCCGCATAGGCCAGGGCGCCAGGGCGATGATCACCGGCGACACTACCCAGATAGACCTCCCCAAGCGGGTGGACTCGGGGCTCCTTCACGCAGTCTCTCTCCTGAGCAATGTGGAGGGCCTCAATTTCTCCTGGCTCCATACAGGGGACGTAGTGCGAAACCCACTCATCAAGAAGATTATTCAAGCATATGACAATGAAGAAAAAAAATGA
- a CDS encoding LPS-assembly protein LptD yields MKLFRVLFFLFLIMGFAAFPVLAQEEPAGAAAPAAEAPVAAEAGAAPIEEKDPNAEILELDIKTSTLMELASWCRSLGLSEGGTKDDLANRLRSYFKLPAVGGTVSAQAKIITIESARTTEYFTLDVVDEEYARLRGDVVISLKDGEAVHRVKAWEILYNRTRNVMTATGGVEYVKEEGDTIETFKGESITVNLDNWSSIFMDGISERSIAGNNTAYRFAGTVISRNSEEVTVLTHAEITNGSNPEALWSLNASKLWLLPGSDWGILNAVLKVGNIPVLWLPFFYYPSDEIVFHPVLGYRTREGTFVQTTTYILGRPKTSGTSENSITKIFGSSSDMEKEREGVFLRSTGKKYRDANDTRLSVLFDAYANLGFYLGTELALPRKGAFGAFDLSFGLGLTRNIYAMGSGSTPFPNYDGSSEWNDSRFFSFDFPLRYRFNMNGSFSGTYGSVSWGVPLYSDPYVNRDFLNRSEELDWLSMLREGATAESQVAEDTYISSYEWRLSGSLSPKVTALNPYISSLSISSITSSMAFTTRNSTKPMTFAPISNPGRMFYIPNKFTIMSITASVSGTPYTSGAQASASPTAGGGVTQAPGDSMLPGLPISPWETGAETAAAVAKTQGDAFTLTPPILGQRFDLARIGGPRLVFDYQVSPSFASELQFRTSPDNWKESEDVDWSEISSALSRISASGSMGLSLSQTSGGIYSGSFRISSTSAWQDYNYLNENAEEYTTAGVTDDAKIVSARKRAYSQTNVNSSWEFRTSLRPFYNSPVWSNSNITYNVKGLLAKTVFDDASVLNPDDAPDWDWEFGEWTKEKLDTHSIAVNLAANVMDKSQTFSITSVLPPEDSSLAANAVARVWISETSASTSIFEPYDNDKRKWRPINVTETLRFGTLGSFQQYVVFDPEIQEYTTLNSTLNLGGFSAAFKVAYAIPYLLNHNGSVDPARPNGWIQVGDKELEPQQLSFNYAKSFRKENLWGKRLSFSVNLSSGLSFDLQRYTYSSLDFSLGLGFGIANFLDITLSARSSNSQIYRYFQNLPFFTVPVELPPGVETNFFVDLFNSFRFDDIEKRRSSGFKLKSFSLDLVHHLGDWNAKLGVALVPYLNSTAGSVPVWKFNSQISFLVQWVPIEEIKVDMAYDKEQLTFK; encoded by the coding sequence ATGAAGTTATTCCGGGTTCTCTTTTTTCTTTTCCTCATAATGGGCTTTGCAGCATTTCCTGTATTGGCCCAGGAAGAGCCGGCAGGCGCGGCTGCACCCGCAGCAGAAGCCCCGGTCGCTGCAGAAGCTGGCGCAGCTCCAATAGAAGAAAAAGACCCCAACGCTGAAATTCTCGAACTGGATATTAAAACTTCTACGCTTATGGAATTGGCTTCCTGGTGCAGAAGCCTTGGCCTCTCCGAAGGGGGAACCAAGGATGACCTTGCGAACAGGCTTCGAAGCTATTTTAAACTCCCTGCGGTAGGGGGCACTGTTTCTGCCCAGGCCAAGATCATCACCATCGAGTCTGCCAGGACCACCGAATATTTCACCCTCGATGTGGTGGACGAGGAATATGCGCGCCTCAGGGGGGACGTGGTCATCTCTTTAAAGGACGGGGAGGCGGTGCACCGGGTTAAAGCCTGGGAGATACTCTACAACCGCACGAGAAATGTAATGACGGCGACCGGCGGCGTGGAATATGTCAAAGAAGAAGGGGATACCATCGAGACCTTCAAGGGCGAATCCATTACTGTCAACCTTGATAACTGGTCAAGCATTTTTATGGATGGCATTTCCGAGCGTTCCATAGCAGGCAATAATACTGCATACCGTTTTGCAGGAACCGTGATTTCCCGCAACAGCGAAGAAGTTACTGTCCTTACCCATGCCGAGATTACCAATGGCAGCAATCCTGAGGCTCTCTGGTCACTTAACGCTTCCAAGCTTTGGCTGCTTCCCGGATCTGACTGGGGCATATTAAACGCGGTACTTAAAGTGGGGAATATACCGGTATTATGGCTGCCCTTCTTTTATTATCCCTCCGATGAAATTGTGTTCCATCCGGTATTGGGCTACCGTACCCGGGAGGGGACTTTTGTGCAGACCACTACCTATATTTTGGGGCGGCCAAAAACTTCAGGCACTTCTGAAAATTCAATAACAAAGATATTCGGTTCCAGTTCAGATATGGAAAAAGAGAGGGAAGGCGTTTTTCTCCGCAGCACCGGGAAAAAATACCGTGATGCCAACGACACACGCCTTTCGGTGCTCTTTGATGCGTATGCAAATCTTGGCTTTTACCTGGGCACTGAATTGGCCCTGCCCAGGAAAGGCGCTTTTGGCGCTTTTGATCTTTCCTTCGGCCTGGGCTTAACCAGGAATATTTACGCCATGGGTTCGGGGAGTACGCCCTTCCCGAATTATGACGGTTCCAGTGAATGGAATGATTCACGGTTTTTTTCGTTTGATTTTCCCCTTCGTTACCGTTTTAATATGAACGGCTCTTTTTCCGGGACTTATGGAAGTGTTTCCTGGGGAGTCCCGCTTTATTCCGATCCTTATGTAAACAGGGATTTTTTAAACCGCTCGGAAGAGCTTGATTGGCTTTCCATGCTCCGAGAGGGGGCCACTGCGGAGTCGCAAGTAGCAGAAGATACCTATATTAGTTCTTATGAATGGAGATTAAGCGGTTCCCTCTCACCAAAAGTAACAGCCCTCAATCCTTATATTTCCTCCCTTTCAATTAGCAGTATTACAAGCAGCATGGCGTTTACCACCCGCAATTCCACGAAACCTATGACGTTTGCCCCCATAAGCAATCCAGGGCGCATGTTCTATATCCCCAATAAATTTACCATTATGTCCATTACCGCTTCGGTTTCGGGAACCCCGTATACGTCCGGGGCGCAAGCTTCGGCCTCTCCAACAGCGGGCGGAGGAGTAACGCAAGCGCCGGGGGATTCCATGCTTCCGGGATTGCCCATTTCGCCATGGGAAACCGGGGCGGAAACTGCGGCGGCAGTTGCCAAAACCCAGGGGGATGCGTTTACCCTGACCCCGCCGATCCTGGGCCAGCGTTTCGATCTTGCCCGAATCGGCGGTCCCAGGCTTGTTTTTGATTATCAAGTAAGCCCGTCTTTTGCTTCCGAGCTTCAGTTCAGGACATCCCCTGACAACTGGAAAGAATCGGAGGATGTTGACTGGAGCGAGATTTCTTCAGCCCTGTCAAGGATAAGCGCTTCGGGCAGCATGGGCCTGAGCTTAAGCCAGACATCAGGGGGTATTTATTCGGGGTCTTTCAGGATCTCTTCTACCAGCGCCTGGCAGGATTACAATTACCTTAATGAAAATGCCGAAGAATATACAACCGCCGGGGTGACCGATGATGCGAAAATTGTTTCGGCCAGGAAGCGCGCCTATTCCCAGACCAACGTAAATTCTTCATGGGAATTCAGGACATCCTTAAGGCCTTTTTATAACAGTCCTGTTTGGAGCAATTCCAATATCACCTACAATGTTAAAGGGCTTCTCGCAAAAACCGTTTTTGACGATGCCAGCGTTCTGAACCCTGATGACGCCCCCGATTGGGATTGGGAATTCGGCGAATGGACCAAGGAAAAACTGGACACCCATTCCATAGCTGTTAATCTTGCAGCCAATGTAATGGATAAAAGCCAGACCTTTTCTATCACTTCTGTTCTCCCCCCCGAAGATTCCTCCCTTGCGGCAAACGCCGTTGCCAGGGTATGGATCTCGGAGACCAGCGCTTCTACTTCAATCTTTGAGCCTTATGACAATGACAAAAGGAAATGGAGGCCCATCAATGTGACCGAGACTTTGAGGTTCGGTACTTTGGGTTCATTCCAGCAGTACGTGGTGTTTGATCCCGAGATACAGGAATACACAACCTTGAATTCCACCCTCAATCTGGGAGGCTTTTCTGCTGCCTTCAAAGTTGCCTATGCCATACCCTATTTGTTGAACCACAATGGTTCTGTTGATCCCGCAAGGCCCAATGGATGGATACAGGTAGGCGATAAGGAGCTGGAGCCTCAGCAGCTAAGCTTTAACTATGCCAAGTCCTTTAGAAAAGAAAACCTTTGGGGCAAGCGGCTTTCGTTTTCGGTAAACCTGAGTTCCGGCCTCTCGTTTGACCTCCAGCGCTATACCTATTCTTCGCTGGACTTTTCCCTGGGCCTCGGCTTTGGGATAGCGAATTTTCTGGACATAACCCTTTCTGCCAGGTCGAGCAATTCCCAAATTTACCGTTATTTCCAAAACCTGCCTTTCTTCACAGTACCCGTAGAATTGCCCCCAGGAGTGGAGACCAACTTCTTTGTGGATCTTTTCAATTCCTTCCGGTTCGATGATATCGAAAAGAGGCGCAGTTCGGGCTTCAAGCTGAAATCTTTCAGTCTTGATTTGGTCCACCATTTGGGGGATTGGAATGCCAAACTTGGGGTGGCCCTTGTCCCCTATCTTAATAGTACAGCGGGATCTGTGCCGGTTTGGAAATTCAACAGCCAGATCTCATTCCTGGTCCAGTGGGTACCCATTGAAGAAATAAAGGTCGATATGGCTTATGACAAAGAACAGCTCACCTTCAAATAG
- the ybeY gene encoding rRNA maturation RNase YbeY — protein sequence MNKVAFSAEEVPLPAWKPEAKSFILKTLKKLDIRNWDLSVLFCGDNCIKTLNSQYRNRNEATDVLSFELGETFDDGKGGVRCLPGDIVISLETLEKNAAYFKVSKDEELKRLLVHGILHLKGMDHKTNEPGEAMLKLQENILASLAGERIL from the coding sequence ATGAACAAAGTCGCCTTCAGCGCCGAAGAAGTTCCCCTGCCTGCATGGAAACCTGAAGCCAAAAGTTTTATACTCAAAACGCTGAAGAAACTGGATATACGCAATTGGGATTTATCGGTGCTGTTCTGCGGGGACAATTGCATTAAAACACTTAATTCCCAATACAGGAACAGGAACGAAGCTACCGATGTGCTTTCTTTTGAACTTGGAGAAACATTCGACGATGGCAAGGGCGGTGTCCGTTGCCTGCCCGGGGATATTGTCATCTCCCTTGAAACCCTCGAAAAGAATGCGGCATATTTCAAGGTGAGCAAAGACGAAGAATTGAAACGCCTGTTAGTCCATGGGATCCTGCATCTGAAGGGCATGGATCATAAAACCAACGAGCCTGGCGAGGCCATGCTCAAGTTGCAGGAGAATATATTGGCCTCTTTGGCCGGAGAACGGATCTTATGA